A stretch of the Halictus rubicundus isolate RS-2024b chromosome 16, iyHalRubi1_principal, whole genome shotgun sequence genome encodes the following:
- the LOC143362330 gene encoding protein VAC14 homolog encodes MMSERDYAPLSAACVRSLNDKLYEKRKAAALEIEKMVKEFAAHNNTVQIKRLLKVLGQDLATSQNPHTRKGGLIGLAAIAVGLGKDTGQYIEDLIHPILACFCDSDLYVRYYACESLYNVVKVARGAVLPQFTDIFAALSKLACDSEQNVKNGTELLDRLMKDIVTESGLFDLVGFMPLLRERICTKNPFGRQFVIAWVSVLDAVPNMDFIIFLPEILDGLFKILEDPTPEIKKVTDTVLGEFLRSIKTNPSRVDFPGMINILITHAQSTDELLQLTAITWIKEFVHLSGPLMLPYMSGILIAVLPCLAYDGDTRKNIKETATQVNANLMKLITMKNAQVLNNASENDAQPVQSELLSFLDTSGHRSLAETLDLPSVVEVLTKHLIYISVQTKVAVLKWIHHLFIHIPHKMFHHVDNLFPILMKSLSDNSDEVVQQTLVVMAEIISSKSPEAATVDSNADMQNRYFTKFIVNLLRVFSTDRNLLVERGAFIIRELCVLLSAEDIYKTLAKILLEEQNLSFACTMIQTLNVILLTSSELFDLRNKLKDLDSVDSCELFKCLYVSWCHNPVATVALCLLSQHYGHACNIIRSFENIEVTVEFLIEIDKLVQLIESPIFTYLRLQLLEREKNNALVYALYGLLMILPQSEAYATLQKRLAAIPPKTNAIVTAAPSSKPLETMFDFSELLKHFHHVQERHKEQKRKQRLTNLIEKNTNHEM; translated from the exons ATGATGTCGGAAAGAGATTATGCACCTCTCAGTGCTGCTTGTGTACGTTCTCTAAACGATAAGCTTTACGAGAAACGGAAAGCGGCTGCTTTGGAAATAGAAAA AATGGTCAAAGAGTTTGCTGCTCATAACAACACCGTTCAGATTAAACGGCTTTTAAAAGTACTAGGTCAAGATTTAGCGACTTCACAAAATCCACATACCCGTAAAGGTGGATTAATAGGTTTGGCAGCAATAGCAGTAGGTCTAGGAAAAGACACTGGTCAATACATAGAAGACTTAATTCATCCTATTTTGGCTTGTTTCTGTGATTCTGATTTATATGTAAGATATTATGCCTGCGAAAGTTTATATAATGTGGTAAAAGTGGCTAGAGGCGCTGTATTACCACAATTTACAGATATTTTCGCAGCACTTAGTAAATTAGCATGTGATTCGGAACAAAATGTAAAGAACGGTACTGAATTACTCGATAGACTTATGAag GATATTGTCACGGAAAGCGGTCTGTTCGATCTAGTTGGATTCATGCCACTATTAAGGGAACGTATTTGTACCAAAAACCCATTTGGCAGACAATTTGTAATAGCATGGGTGTCTGTTTTGGATGCTGTACCTAACAtggattttattatatttctacCGGAGATTCTCGATGGTCTGTTTAAAATACTAGAAGATCCAACACCAGAAATTAAGAAAGTTACGGACACAGTCCTTGGTGAATTCTTACGTAGTATAAAAACTAATCCGAGTAGGGTGGACTTCCCTGGAAtgataaatatattaattacgCACGCGCAAAGCACAGACGAATTGCTACAATTAACGGCGATCACGTGGATCAAGGAATTTGTACACTTATCTGGACCTCTTATGCTTCCTTACATGTCTGGCATACTTATAGCTGTTCTACCTTGTTTAGCGTACGACGGAGATACcaggaaaaatattaaagaaactGCTACTCAAGTAAACGCAAATTTGATGAAATTGATAACTATGAAAAATGCACAAGTTTTAAATAACGCATCAGAAAACGATGCGCAACCCGTGCAAAGTGAATTACTGTCTTTTCTAGATACCAGTGGACATCGCTCTTTAGCAGAAACATTAGATTTACCTAGCGTTGTTGAAGTGCTAACGAAACATTTAATCTACATATCGGTTCAGACAAAAGTAGCTGTTTTGAAATGGATTCACCATTTGTTTATACACATTCCGCACAAAATGTTTCATCACGTCGATAACTTATTCCCGATTTTAATGAAGTCCTTGAGCGACAATTCTGATGAGGTAGTCCAACAAACGCTGGTGGTAATGGCTGAAATAATCAGTTCGAAATCTCCTGAAGCAGCTACCGTGGATTCAAATGCAGACATGCAAAACAGATACTTCACCAAATTCATAGTAAATTTATTAAGAGTTTTCTCAACTGACAGGAATTTGTTGGTGGAAAGAGGAGCGTTTATCATACGAGAATTGTGTGTGTTATTGAGTGCTGAGGATATTTATAAAACATTGGCAAAAATACTACTGGAAGAACAAAACCTGAGTTTTGCTTGCACAATGATACAAACTTTGAATGTTATATTGTTGACAAGCTCGGAATTATTCGACTTACGAAATAAACTTAAAGACTTGGATTCTGTA GATAGCTGCGAATTATTTAAATGCTTATACGTATCCTGGTGCCACAATCCTGTTGCAACCGTCGCTTTGTGTCTTTTGTCGCAGCATTATGGCCATGCATGCAATATTATAAGATCATT TGAGAATATAGAAGTTACTGTTGAGTTCCTCATAGAAATTGATAAACTCGTACAGCTGATCGAATCACCAATATTTACAT ATTTAAGACTACAACTTCTTGAAAGAGAAAAGAACAATGCACTGGTATATGCACTTTATGGTCTGCTCATGATTCTTCCTCAAAGCGAGGCATATGCAACATTACAGAAGCGTTTAGCAGCAATTCCACCAAAGACAAATGCTATAGTTACAGCTGCACCAAGTTCGAAACCCTTAGAAACAATGTTCGATTTTTCGGAATTGTTGAAACACTTCCATCATGTCCAAGAACGACATAAAGAACAAAAACGTAAACAACGATTAACAAATTTGATAGAAAAAAATACAAATCATGAAATGTAA
- the LOC143362130 gene encoding uncharacterized protein LOC143362130: MQKSNMEPPKAIRRTKRLLNASVCEPQKGNVSDVGAQTSSSRHRSTMSPSDFVLPNNLTRTRADRFSTFQPQLDKCFDEEHTEMNLLYDKYLQSLMVEIILKQKTQEKEKLIVSQLASMAEELHCNKEKLFALKMRENDINYLTNLQNEVDLQTEDIKNCIKSQDITKVEEVLSKLHTVLQDYDVLRCDNIILPKTPTEWEETIQALKSCCDTLKSVMDLIGCHNDSYRCVSDGIKDFLNTYNTIKDHYERLERDINELQALALRTAASSLM; the protein is encoded by the exons ATGCAGAAAAGTAACATGGAACCACCAAAAGCGATTCGTCGAACTAAAAG GCTATTGAATGCTTCTGTGTGTGAACCACAGAAGGGAAACGTATCAGATGTCGGTGCTCAAACTTCTTCTTCTCGTCATCGATCAACGATGAGTCCATCAGATTTTGTCTTACCAAATA ACCTCACAAGAACAAGAGCAGATCGATTTTCAACGTTCCAACCTCAGTTGGATAAATGTTTCGATGAGGAGCATACAGAGATGAACCTTTTGTACGACAAATACTTACAGAGTCTGATGGTGGAAATTATATTGAAACAGAAGACACAGGAGAAGGAGAAATTGATCGTATCGCAATTAGCGTCAATGGCTGAAGAACTTCATTGCAACAAAGAGAAATTATTTGCATTAAAAATGAGGGAGAACGATATCAATTACTTAACTAATTTGCAGAATGAAGTAGACTTACAAACTGAAGATATAAAAAACTGTATTA AATCGCAAGATATTACAAAAGTAGAAGAAGTTTTATCTAAGTTACATACCGTTTTACAAGACTATGATGTACTACGCTGTGATAATATAATTCTTCCTAAAACACCCACAGAATGGGAAGAAACAATTCAAGCACTTAAATCTTGTTGTGATACTTTGAAGTCTGTTATGGATTTAATTGGATGTCATAATGATTCTTACCGATGCGTCAGTGATGGCattaaagattttttaaatacatacaaCACTATTAAAGATCATTATGAAAG GTTGGAGAGAGATATTAACGAGTTACAGGCTCTAGCACTGAGAACAGCAGCCTCATCCTTAATGTAA
- the Ikkepsilon gene encoding I-kappaB kinase epsilon, with protein MSFLRGSAHFVWCTTSVLGKGATGTVFQGVNKNNGEPVAVKTFNQLSHMRPHDVQMREFEVLKRVNHENIVQLLAIEEEQDGRGTVIVMELCTGGSLFNILDDPENTFGLAEGEFLLVLEHVTAGMKHLRDNNLVHRDLKPGNIMKFISDDGSTIYKLTDFGAARELQEDQQFVSLYGTEEYLHPDIYERAILRKTVGKTFGATVDLWSIGVTLYHVATGHLPFRPFGGRRNKETMFYITTEKATGVISGVQTSENGPIEWSRELPQNCQLSAELKKIVTPLLAGLLEVDPQKIWSFDRFFTEVTETLSRKRLHVFNIHKGNLIKVFLHPEEKLTALQMYIQEQTDIAPNVQILLYGDTLLTSIVEESTPGKGYPETSEDKPLMLFSKENNNVTLPMDPELPKFPVFANLVSVENDASQAKVACSIGYVCKRRIDKLVVCSKLSQDAIKAFSDFVLTEITRLLEKCQHFKDFTKAVEDTTLAVETYESLVRQIYKKFGIQNSLESKNWKKELDLKSKVLLTELAPAVAQLHQRYVKDGSLRAGWDANTRGLWCPWANKASQKAATLVDRLRDGWQHLLRDRATRSLTYNDEQFHVLERIKVTETGQRIKNLLETFCIPSMANRSEYVADWYKIAQTVFLQTQILDKDVDNYERVLQAYSYRLSQESKEPYENVLHVIDPGKLKTIEKSNQPAQESAKVCKKLCVTQEQIVMLLHSNELLIDQINFLSTLEDSEDDLE; from the exons ATGTCTTTCCTACGTGGATCCGCGCATTTTGTCTGGTGCACGACCAGTGTACTTGGAAAAGGTGCGACTGGCACAGTATTCCAGGGTGTCAATAAAAACAATGGGGAACCTGTCGCGGTTAAAACATTTAATCAGCTGAGTCATATGCGTCCCCATGACGTGCAAATGCGAGAATTCGAGGTTCTCAAGAGAGTCAATCACGAGAATATTGTTCAGTTATTAGCAATTGAAGAGGAGCAAGATGGTCGTGGTACTGTGATTGTTATGGAACTTTGTACGGGAGGCAGTCTCTTTAATATCCTAGATGATCCTGAGAATACATTTGGACTCGCAGAAGGCGAGTTCTTGTTAGTTCTAGAACATGTAACCGCTGGGATGAAACACTTGCGCGACAATAATTTAGTACACAGAGACTTAAAACCAG GTAAtataatgaaatttatttctgacgATGGTAGCACGATTTATAAGCTCACTGATTTTGGCGCTGCCAGAGAATTACAAGAAGACCAGCAGTTTGTATCTCTGTATGGTACCGAGGAATACTTGCATCCAGATATATATGAACGGGCTATCCTACGGAAAACTGTAGGAAAAACATTTGGAGCCACGGTAGATCTATGGTCGATAGGTGTAACGTTATATCACGTAGCTACAGGACATTTACCATTTAGACCATTCGGTGGACGTAGGAATAAGGAGACAATGTTTTATATTACCACAGAGAAAGCTACTGGTGTCATATCGGGTGTGCAAACATCAGAAAATGGACCAATCGAATGGAGCAGAGAATTGCCACAAAATTGTCAATTAAGTGCCGAGTTAAAGAAGATTGTTACTCCTTTATTGGCTGGTTTACTGGAGGTTGATCCGCAAAAGATATGGAGTTTCGATCGATTTTTTACAGAAGTTACCGAAACTCTCTCCAGGAAACGTTTGCACGTATTTAACATTCACAAAGGCAACTTGATCAAAGTTTTCTTGCATCCCGAAGAAAAGCTCACAGCGCTACAGATGTATATTCAAGAACAAACCGACATTGCTCCGAATGTTCAGATTCTTCTGTATGGAGACACGCTTTTAACAAGCATTGTTGAAGAATCCACACCTGGGAAAGGGTATCCAGAAACATCCGAAGATAAACCACTGATGTTGTTCTCCAAAGAGAATAATAACGTCACGTTACCAATGGACCCAGAGTTGCCTAAATTCCCAGTTTTTGCAAATCTGGTATCTGTAGAAAATGATGCTAGTCAAGCAAAAGTAGCTTGTTCAATTGGATATGTATGCAAAAGAAGAATTGACAAATTGGTAGTGTGTAGCAAGTTGTCACAGGATGCAATAAAGGCATTTAGTGATTTTGTTTTAACAGAAATTACAAGACTGTTAGAAAAATGTCAACATTTCAAGGACTTTACTAAAGCTGTAGAAGACACGACACTAGCAGTGGAAACATACGAGAGTCTTGTTCGACAGATTTACAAGAAGTTTGGAATCCAAAACAGTTTAGAGTCAAAAAATTGGAAGAAGGAGCTAGATTTAAAGAGTAAGGTGCTTTTAACCGAGTTGGCTCCTGCGGTAGCACAACTTCATCAGag GTATGTAAAAGATGGCAGTTTACGGGCTGGATGGGACGCTAACACTCGCGGACTATGGTGTCCTTGGGCCAATAAAGCAAGTCAAAAAGCAGCAACTTTAGTGGATCGTTTACGAGATGGCTGGCAACATTTATTAAGGGATAGGGCTACTCGTAGCCTCACGTACAATGATGAGCAATTTCATGTATTGGAACGGATCAAg GTAACAGAAACAGGACAAAGAATAAAGAATCTTCTGGAAACGTTTTGTATACCGTCGATGGCGAACAGATCTGAATATGTTGCTGATTGGTACAAAATTGCACAAACCGTTTTCTTACAAACTCAAATATTAGACAAGGACGTAGATAATTACGAGCGTGTATTGCAAGCATACTCGTATCGCTTGTCGCAGGAAAGTAAAGAACCGTATGAAAATGTTCTACATGTGATAGATCCAGGAAAGTTGAAAACCATTGAAAAAAGTAATCAGCCTGCCCAAGAAAGTGCAAAAGTATGTAAAAAGTTATGCGTTACGCAAGAACAAATTGTAATGCTCCTGCACTCAAACGAATTACTTATCGATcagattaattttttatcaacaCTAGAAGATTCAGAGGACGACTTGGAATAG